CAATTTGCGTGATCTCGTAGTGGTCTCTGTAATCTTGATAGCGCAAACGCATATAAAGTAGAAAGAAAGAATCTAGGAGGAACCTAAATCCATTCTTATTCCCATTACAAGCTGCAAAAGATTCATGTAATAAGACATTACACATTCTTATTAAGGGCATGATCTATTAGCACGACTTATGCAATTGAAGCATCGACATCTCCGAAGCTCCAGCACATATGAGATTTACATTGTCAAAACAAGTTTAAAAGCTAATTTTGATGCAATTCCAAGCGGAAGATGTAGTAATGATCACGATCAAATACCATTTCAAAATAATCAAATCTAGTACGCAATCACACGAATAAAATTTAGAACAAATAGCATAAACCCCTTCAAAAATATGCGCGAATTTCCATAGACTCAACTCTTGCGCAAACTAGTACCAAGCAGAAGctcaattaaaaagaaaaggggaaaaaatgtTGCATTCATTAACACGAGAGAATAAGGAGAATCCAAACACTATTAAGAGGATTGCAAAGTAATtaccaatccaagctcaaaaagGAGGCAGGGACTAATCCAGGTTCTTGCTATGGCTCTAatactgagagagagagagagagagagagagagagagagagagagagagagaggtactTGGCGCAGGGGAAAGGGTGGTGTCTCTCCCTGCACGaaggggttagggttagggttagggttagtgaAGAGCGGGAGAGGGGATGgagattggagagagagagagagagagagagatttcggTGGACCGGGTCTTAATACTGGGCTTTGAACACCGAGTGTGTTTCCGTGGACCAGGTCTTAAAACTGGGCTTCGAAAGTTTCTCAGGGAATTAGTATTTGAAGCCCATTAGGCCCTCTCCTGGCTCAGCCCTGGCccatttaataaaaaaaatacgtgCACCTGATGCATCATTATAATACGTGCACGGTGCACCGCACCATCTTATACGCCCATCGTAtcacttcttcttttcttttttttgagagagataggtagcaccctacccgcttcgtttattttattcagaaataaatttagctgaaaatgtgaaccaactaggattcgaaccttggatctcgggtaccaatcaccaagccctttgccacttgctttagggatggTCGGTGCCCATCGTATCACATGCTTCAAACTTCAGTACGGTGACACCTCTTTGAGCATATGCTAGGGATGTCGATtgatatggatatccgaaatttaattagaattcgaaacCATTAGAAGCGGGTTTAGTAGATACTAAACAGGTAAGATCAATACTAAATAGTAGACCTCGCAAATGGGTGGACTGAATAATCCACGCGCAGATCATTGTTCCGCAAGTCATTTAGGAATGGATAAATTTTATCCGTAAATTTTTAGTTGGTTAACATCTTAACCAATACCCTCACTAGTGGGCGAGCAGGTATGCGGGttactacaattttttttacctttttttgcttttatactttttcaaatgcaaaaaacaaatataatttttaaaaatataatataacttattgattgaaatatcataacatacaataaacaatataaaatcttaaaatgCATAAACTATATAATCTAAGAGTAATTTTTCATTCACAATTTTTGTAACCACaatttttgtaatataaaattaataaatttttcataattataaaGTCAATATCGTAAagtttatatactttttaattaaaaaaaatgcgGGTATCcgtgaatatatattttttaattaaaaaaaatatgcggATATCCGTGAATATCCGCGGGTTGTCTAAAATGTTCATAACTTAATGGATATCTATTCATTTAACCCATAAATTTTTGGATGAGAAAAGTTAGCAACCGTACCTGTAAATTTGCGGATAACCTGCAGGTATCTGCGGATATGGGTAGAGTTTGTCAGGTGTCtcaatagataaaataaaaatttaatagatttgGATTTTGTTATAATGTTTGTTTGTACTCCAATCGAACCCGAGCCCGAAATTAAGACTTGTGTGAAAacctattatatataaaatggtATTTTTAGACATTTATTTTAACTATTAGTATATGTTAAtgatttaattttatgtttgggATGGTAAATAATCGGTTTCAATTTCTCAGTTTTGGGTGTGGATTTTTGGCTTTTATTCCAGTTCTTTATGgggtttgaatttttgttaCCGTAGAATTCGGGTAccgtttcaaattttaatattttatgcagattcgattttgaattttgcaaaACATGATTCGAAACTGACAAGTTAACATCGCTAGTATATGTGTATcctttttcttgcttttaagGTCAAAGTGAGGTTCTTGCTGTTGACCCTCATTAACTTTATCTctatccaaaaattataattttttctggatagattataatttttttaaagaaagttaattttttaaatttctagtATTAAAATTTACCCAATGAACCATTGGATTGTAACAaggagaataataaaaaaataaaaacactacgTTGTTTTCTTATACATACAAGCCAAAAAAGGAAAGATTCTGAGAAGAAAATAAGTGTCACCATATGCGCTACATGCGTTCACGTATCATTCGATAAAAAAAGGCATCTCTACAGAGAGAAACGAAATAATTTTCTTACTTCTAAACATCTTTAGACACATATGACTAGTGAAACGCAGCCAAACTATTTTGTAAACATTATTAAAGCATACCAAAACATAAACACACACAGCAGAAATAGTTTATTGATTAGCCAAATCCCAATTAAACTCTGATCACTTTAAAGAGAGATCTCAAACAAAAATGTAGGCCACAGACCCACACTGTTAAGTTTTAGACACCACTGTTTCACACTTCAACAACAAAAATTTATTCCGATGGCTCGCGAACATTAAACTCCTGAAGACGCAAGCCATAACTTAAAACTTTGCAAAAGAAATCTGAACTGTCTACTTGGTGCTGTTCATGTGGCGGATGAGGTCGACAACACGCGAGCTGCAAAAATAggataaaacaaaacaaaaacaaaagaaggcCAAATTAGCAAATAACATGTTTAGGATcctgatatattttttacaacaTAATTAGAAACAGAAACTGACCTGTAACCCCACTCGTTGTCATACCAAGACACAAACTTGACGAAGTTGTCGTTCAGGGCAATACCAGCCTTGGCATCAAAAATGCTTGACCTGTTGTATCAGGAATGTAAACGCTGAATAGTTAGGCCATAAATTGGTGAATGACTATAAATATATGGGACAAACCAGCAACACCACTCAGAGGTGGGAATCACACGGGTAACATCATGGACAATAATTGGTATTACCTGCTATCACCGACAAAATCTGAGGAAACCAAGTCCTCATCTACATAACCCAAGATGCCTTTGAGATTACCCTCAGACTCTTCCCTGTGTTAGcacaaaaaagaaagggaaagaagaaaagaaaagaaaagaaaagaaagacatAAATACAAGATttaaaaagaagggaaaaaagaacAATTGATCAATCAATGAGCTAGTCCAGATCCGTGCTAAAGTATTTTACGAGCTTCACTTAAGCTTATTAATCGAGCAAGTTCATCAACAAAAAGGAGTTTATTTAACACGTCACTCGCTTCTAACATAAATTGCACATCCTTCATAGGTTGGCACTTTGTTAAATAACAGGTAACTAACATGAAAGACGAATAAAAATCAAACAATTAGCTGCTGACTTACTTGATTGCAGCCTTGATCTGGTCATAGCTGGCAGCCTTCTCAAGCCTAACGGTGAGATCCACAACTGAAACATCCACTGTTGGAACTCGGAAAGCCATACCGGTCAGTTTCCCATTCAATGCAGGGAGCACCTTCCCAACAGCCTATGCAatttaaaatcatcaaaaagttactttagaagttgattcaaaataaaattggcATAGCAATAATTAACCACGGAGAGAGCAAAATATTCCGAGTCAAGGAATCAACGGCCAAGCAGAAAGGAGAGTAGTTGGAAGGCCTTTAAGACCTTTCTAACTCCACCAACCATTCAAAGAGATATTAAATACTCCGCCTTAAGAAAAAAAGGACAGAAGAAAACCTTTGCTTcgcaattatatatattcttacgATGACTGAGAACAACCCATTACAAACAGAGAAATCCATCATATCAAGATGACACCATCATCAACTAAAATAAGCCAATATACACATTTAGAAGGCAAAAATGCAGGTAGATACACATTCTTTTTCATCAATGGATGCTTTTCTTGTTTGCACCTACACAAATCTGGTGCAAgcaaagaaaagtaaaaaagaacaGTTTAGATGTTAGTCAAATTTGGCAACAAGGCTGCACGTGAAATACTCCAAATTTTTATTACCTAGCATATATTAAGGGAGATGACCAGTAGTCGTTTAATTCAGTAGAAAAAGATGTTCAACAATTCTCAACCTAATGTAAGAATGATCAACACACAGACTAGTATAATCcatgaaaacaaaaaatatattcgTAGCCGACAATGGAGCGTCATAACATAAATATGTAGTATACCTTGGCAGCTCCAGTGCTGCTGGGAATGATGTTAAAGCTAGCAGCTCTTCCACCTCTCCAGTCCTTGCTTGATGGACCATCAACAGTCTTCTGTGTAGCTGAGGAAAATTATTAAAGGTTCATCAGCACATCTTCATCATAAATGCGCAGAGCAAGTTcagacacaaaaataaatagtcaCCTGTAATAGAGTGCACTGTGGTCATTAAGCCCTCAATAATACCAAACCTATCATGGATGACCTGCCAAACAGTTTGCAAGCATTAATATCTATCTCCCATAATCTTTTTATTATGTAACTATGAGGAGATAATATAGAAACCACAATACCTTAGCTAGAGGTGCCAAACAGTTAGTGGTGCAGCTAGCATTGGAGACAATGTCAATGTCAGGCTTGTATTCCTTCTCATTCACACCAACAACAAACATCGGGGCATCCTTACTAGGAGCAGAAATGATGACCTTCTTCGCGCCACCCTTTTGTCATAGATCATAAAAAATCAagttaatatacatatatataaacataatgCGACATACAAAAGAAAGTATAGCAGACCATTAAGAGACCAGAGAACACATTTTTACAAGAAATATTGCTTTTTCCAGAACGGTCTGTTTAAGTATCATTTCCTAGTGCAAAGAATATTCAGTTATCAAAATTTAGGAAGTGGTCGATACCATATAATGCAAAGAATTATTACTCCTTTTCTATTTCCTATTATTCTCACTTCGATATCACATATCACCAAGTAAAATTGCAGCTAATAACCCACTGATATTCTTCAAAGCTGCTTCAGAGAAGGCTGAATATTTGATAGATGCTACATCCATCAAGCCTTCTCTAGTATATATGAGCTAAATAAGATGATGTTACAGAATGATGAAACTATACAGGAGGAAATTACCTTCAGATGAGCAGCAGCCTTGTCCTTGTCAGTGAAGACACCAGTTGACTCCACAACATACTCAGCACCGGCCTCACCCCAGGGGATCTCCTCAGGGTTCCTTGATAAAGAAATTCTCAGGTCAGATCTCTAAAGCGAATTAATGAGTTGCTGGGCAAGAAAATGTCCAACAAATTACCTGATTCCAAAAACAGTGACTGCCTTCTCGCCAAAGAGAAGGGTCTTAGAATCCTTCACCTTAATATCATGGTGCTTCCACTGTCCGTGCACGGTATCATACTTGAACATGTATGTCTGCAAGCAATTACCGAAATAACAATATGCTAAATTAATATTAACACCAATAGAAATCATTGGTAAAATTTACATAAACAATTTATGGGGTCAAGAAGATTCTGATGTTCAGCAGATCTTAACAGAATGTGAATTTAGTTATGCAAATCTCAACTGCAAAGCATCAATTGGAACACAGGCGCTACAGAAGCAGTTACTTCATGTTATAGGCAAAAAGAATAGATGCAATTGGCCAACTAAGAGGAAAAGGGAATCAGCCCAAGCAAATAGATGGTCGCTGTCAACACTAAATCTCAACATTATCATCTTGCAATACCacaaggcaaaaaaaaaaaaaagtttttattggCTGATATTATATAAGATTAGATGTATGATACAATTCTTACATCACACAATACATTAAAAAAAGGGGTCAACATAAGGCATCTTTTCTCCATTATGGCCCAGCAGCCAATTATATCTAACAAATTTCATAAACAAACTAACCATACGTCCCTACATATCATCACTTACTTCATAGGAGACTCAAGAGAAACATCATGACAGGAGTTAACAGTATTGTAAATTCGCTTCTGAATCGCTTTTGAATAGCACTGACATATACATGACACCTTACCCGTTAATGCAAATTACAGAACCAAGAATCAGAtttgtataaactaaaaaaCTTAGAAACATTGCTTTACTAGAGATGAAGATCTGGTAACTAATAAATTCAGATAGGCGGCCAATCTAATGTGATAAAGCAGCACGAGCATACAACAACAGTTGCCACAGATATTTTACCCCGCTAAATCACAACATCTTAGCGATATGATCTAGGGACTTACAAGAAATGGTCGGAGAATAATTTAGCCTTTTCAAAAAGTTAAATATAtacatcaaaaagaaaaaaaataaaaggtccCACATAATAGAGTTGCAACTATTCAACAAAACCACTAGACCGCTAaaccattaaaatttaaaggtaGATGAGGTAATTTGAGATCGCTAGTAAAAAGCTAACAGAGTCGCTATATCAAAAAGATCGAGGCAATGACACAACCAGCCACAAATTAACACAACATTTTCCGATCATTCCTCGCTACTCTATCATAGTAAGATCCAGATCTACATCGATCCAAGGCGCAACAcgatatataaataaatccGCCGCATACCGATTAATCATAAAATATGCATCAAAGACTACAAACCAGAACATCTTAGATCGGATCTGAGGACAACAATACCATGTAATCAGTGGTGATGAAGGGATCATTGACGGCGACGAGCTCCACATCATCGCTCTGGAGAGCAACTCTAGCCACCAAACGTCCGATCCTTCCAAATCCTTATAAAAACAATACAAAatcatcaaaatcaaaatagatcaaaaaaaCCGAAAAAACCTCAGATCAACTTGTGAATCAAAGCCGATCTGGAACCTACCGTTGATCCCGATCTTAATCTTCCctgaaaaatcaaaaagaaaaacagaaaaaaaaaaaaaacaaaaatcataaGATCAGTACACAGAtcgaagagaaagaagagaaagaggaggcgAGAGAGTAATCTGAGGAGGGTTTTACCCATGGCGATCGACGGAGGCAAAATGAGATAAAGATATCTGAGACGAAAATGGAGATGGAGAATACAGAGAGAAGCAAGATCACTGAGGTGTGGCGAGGATTAATATAACGAGAGGTATTGTTACGATGAGCTCGAGGCGCACTGTAGTGTTACCCGGTTCTCATTTGAGGCAGCGCCTTTCACCGTATCTCGTCCGTTCGTTCTGGGAAAGTAGACAGATTCTTACGGCTGAATACGCGCCACGCGTCAGTCTCGTGTTCGCTGTTGCGTGAATTTCGGAACAAAATTTTTGGCTGCACAGGGTGTACAAGTGCGTCCTTCTATACGCAGCGCCCATAAATTTCAATAATTTACTAACAAGGTTTTATGACATTTTATTAAAGATTTGTATAcctaaatttctaaattttgaacGTATAATCAAATCTACctatttattactatatataaaagtagaacacTTAATAAATCCTATATGAAAAGTTGACACGTGATTTTCTATATGCTtctcaaatatgaatatttggttgcgaattatttaatataattatagatatatcttttcaatatttatatatttttttcagttagctgctgatctatactacttataaaaacgttagttttgaatttttccCTTTTCTCAAAATACCGGtccctattaatataatatttttcgcATATATAATATTNttgtgtcaaatatgaaagtttagttgatctcattatatgcttaaatattaatgtcatttgtaatttttcatatcaattttagttatcattttatttcgcacatcaatatgtaaatgtaaattattttgcatacCAATTCATAAATAATAGAGCATgattgaattttgcattttagttgaatatttaatttggtccaaatttttttttctctagcttgtatactttaatatatact
The nucleotide sequence above comes from Ananas comosus cultivar F153 linkage group 17, ASM154086v1, whole genome shotgun sequence. Encoded proteins:
- the LOC109723214 gene encoding glyceraldehyde-3-phosphate dehydrogenase 2, cytosolic, which encodes MGKIKIGINGFGRIGRLVARVALQSDDVELVAVNDPFITTDYMTYMFKYDTVHGQWKHHDIKVKDSKTLLFGEKAVTVFGIRNPEEIPWGEAGAEYVVESTGVFTDKDKAAAHLKGGAKKVIISAPSKDAPMFVVGVNEKEYKPDIDIVSNASCTTNCLAPLAKVIHDRFGIIEGLMTTVHSITATQKTVDGPSSKDWRGGRAASFNIIPSSTGAAKAVGKVLPALNGKLTGMAFRVPTVDVSVVDLTVRLEKAASYDQIKAAIKEESEGNLKGILGYVDEDLVSSDFVGDSRSSIFDAKAGIALNDNFVKFVSWYDNEWGYSSRVVDLIRHMNSTK